CTTCCGCGTCCGCGCTTAGGCGTCCATTGGACCCATTCCAGCTGCATCATTTTATTCACAATATGCATGGCATTGCGGTGTGTACATCCGAAGGTCAATGCTAGTTCATCCATCGTAACTGAGATTTCTGTTGCTCCCCCAAACTGAGAGTGCAGCTTTAAATATTGGTTATGCAACTTCATTGTTTAGGTCCCTTTCAGAAAATAGGAAATTATATAAAAATTCTTTCTCTTTTTTTTCTTATTTTATCACTTAAAATAAGGATAAGAAAGTAAGAATATGGGGGTGTTTACCATGATCGATGAAACGGGACTTAAGCTTAATCGATCACTTGCCGCATTAATTGTTGCCCTCCTACTGGCGATTGTTCAGGGTCTGGCTTCTTACTTTGTAATGAACTATATCGGGATGGACGTAATTATTGCTAATAAGAATATTGAGCGTTATGAGGCGAGCGGTAAGCTGGACGCAAATTATTTGGTCGGTCTATCACCAGAGGTAATTCCTGCTCTGATAAAGTTCAGCCGTAAGGAAGACGGGATGCTAGATCAATTTTTGAAAAACGAATGCTGGGATGGTGCTCAGAGGGAGCGGAAGTGGCAGTCCTTTAATTTCCCAGAGTATCGGGCGCAGCGTGAGTTGGAGAAGTATTTTGCACAGTAAAGGTTAGAAGAAGGTGTGAGGACAGTGAAAAAGAAGCCATTTAGTAAAGGCTGGTCATTTATCATCATTTTTATTACGGTAGGTTTAAGTTATGGGATCTATCATATTTATTTATACAATGCACCAAGGCAAAGTCATTACTCTCGCGTATCCAGCAGCAATCTAGAACAGGAAAGTCTGGGAAATATTCAGCTGCTTCAGAGCCTCGAATCGATCAATCGTGCTAAGCCACGTGACGATATTGAACGGTATCAATATTATAATTTGAATAACGAGACGACAGTAGCCACAGCGCGTGGTGATGATAAAATCATTCTAATTAGCGTCTATTCCGATCATACGATGAGAACTGCCAGAGGTATTCATGTGGAGTCTTCTTCAGACGATATTATTGAAGCTTACGGATCTTCTTATTATAAACGAGGGGAGCAAGGGGCTGATATTATTGGGTATGTGGATAAAATTAATCATCGGAATTTGGAATTTTGGTTACAAGATCAGAAAGTGAATATGATCCGTTATAGTGTGGACTCTGTTGTGATGTAAGGTGCCTTAGGAAATCCTTACAAGTATAAACGCCTTCGGCATCCTTATAAGGATGGTAAGCGTTTAAGCGAGAAATATAAGACTTAAAGTATTGTGTGAAACTTGTACGATCTTATATTTTCAAAAAGGACATATGTCCTTTTTTTGTGGGGTATTCTAAATTACACTTATTTAAGCAAAACAATAGAGGGGACACCACATGCAAACGATAAATGACCGTGAAGCTGTCCGTGCCTTGGCATTGAAGAACGGTCTGGACGGAATTTTTAGCCCGCTGGTAACGCATAAAATGGAGTTGAGACGTTATGCGGATGAAGAAAAGCTGTGTTTGGTTGGCGATCAATTGGATGGGATGTTCATATTGGTCGAGGGCAAGCTCAAAATTCAGACACTGTTGCCAAACGGCAAGTCTATGCTGGTGCGGTTTACAAATCCGATATCTGTGATTGGGGATGTGGAGCTGCTTCATCGCTTTCCTGTCAAGAATCAAGTGGAGTCTGTGGGAGAGAGCCTGATTCTTTTTGCCAAGAGAAGACTTCTGCTTAGGGAGCTTGAGGAAAATACAGCACTACTGCGTTTCCTCGTTGGAGAGCTTAGTCACAAGCTGCACACGCTCGGCCAAGCCTCTGCACTTAACCTGTTGTATCCGGTAGAGAATCGATTTGCCAGTTATTTGATGTCTTTATTCGCCGATAAAAACGGTGATCGACGTGTGGAGGAGATTCGGACCTCTAGCCTTATAGAGACAGCAGAATTGCTTGGCACAAGCTATCGGCATCTTAATCGAATCGTACGTCGTTTTATTGATGAAGGAATTATTACGCGAAATCGTGGACGCCTAAGTGTACTGGATGAAGGGAAGCTGGCAGAGCTGGCGAACGGCAATTTATACGAATAGACAGATTTCTTAAAGACCATTATTTCCTGCCCCTGGGCTAGAAGTAATGGTCTATTTATTTTTTATCTATCAATCAATTTGAATTCTGAGAGGTTTAAGGACGTAAACATTGTTTCTTCTTAAATGAGAAGATTCCACACATTAAGCATAGAAATCGCCATCGACGTCCACCTACCTATAACTTATATTATTACCAGTATTAGTTAGTTTGTGGTCAACCTCTTGGTATAGATCAGAGACTTGTTAAAGCAAGAGTCAAGGTTGAATGAGGAATGACTGGCAGCTAATAATGAAGCGATTGTTAAGTCTCGTTGGAACACTATCATCTCAGTATTAGGAGGCGGCTTTTTTCTTAGGGATACAGCAAGTTCCAGAATCGACAGGAGATGGCTCTCCAGTTACAATGAATGGTATGTAAAGAAATGAAGGAGGCTCTATGTATGACATCCCTAGTTGTTAACAATATAACTGAGCTGATCGGGAATACACCGGTTGTACGATTAAATCGGTTGACCACATCCCAAGATGCAGAACTATATGTGAAGCTGGAACGCTTCAATCCCAGTGGCAGTGTAAAGGATAGAGCAGCTTATAATCTGATCTTGCAAGCTGAACGAGAGGGGCTGCTGAAACCCGGAGGGACCATTATAGAGCCGACAAGCGGAAATACAGGTATTGGATTGGCTATGAATGCTGCTGCAAAAGGCTATAAAGCGATTCTTGTCATGCCTGACAATATGACGAAGGAACGAATCAATATTTTAAAGGCTTATGGCGCTGAAGTTGTGCTGACTCCTGCAGCAGAGCGGATGCCGGGGGCTATAGCGAAAGCAATCGAGCTAGGGAAAGTAGTGGCGAACAGCTTTATTCCACAGCAATTCGAGAATAAAGCGAACCCTGATATTCACCGGACAACGACAGCTCTTGAAATTTTGGAGCAAATGGAAGGGAAGCTAGACGTGTTCGTTGCTTCTTCAGGAACTGGGGGGACGATAACCGGAACTGGGGAAGTATTACGTGATCAGCTTCCTGATATTCGTATTCTTGTTGTTGAGCCGCAAGGCTCA
The window above is part of the Paenibacillus sp. FSL K6-0276 genome. Proteins encoded here:
- a CDS encoding DUF4153 domain-containing protein; this translates as MIDETGLKLNRSLAALIVALLLAIVQGLASYFVMNYIGMDVIIANKNIERYEASGKLDANYLVGLSPEVIPALIKFSRKEDGMLDQFLKNECWDGAQRERKWQSFNFPEYRAQRELEKYFAQ
- a CDS encoding cyclic nucleotide-binding domain-containing protein, whose protein sequence is MQTINDREAVRALALKNGLDGIFSPLVTHKMELRRYADEEKLCLVGDQLDGMFILVEGKLKIQTLLPNGKSMLVRFTNPISVIGDVELLHRFPVKNQVESVGESLILFAKRRLLLRELEENTALLRFLVGELSHKLHTLGQASALNLLYPVENRFASYLMSLFADKNGDRRVEEIRTSSLIETAELLGTSYRHLNRIVRRFIDEGIITRNRGRLSVLDEGKLAELANGNLYE
- the cysK gene encoding cysteine synthase A — protein: MTSLVVNNITELIGNTPVVRLNRLTTSQDAELYVKLERFNPSGSVKDRAAYNLILQAEREGLLKPGGTIIEPTSGNTGIGLAMNAAAKGYKAILVMPDNMTKERINILKAYGAEVVLTPAAERMPGAIAKAIELGKVVANSFIPQQFENKANPDIHRTTTALEILEQMEGKLDVFVASSGTGGTITGTGEVLRDQLPDIRILVVEPQGSPVLSGGKPGPHKLVGTSPGFIPTILNTKVYDEIVQVTDEDALKTVRTLAAQEGILLGPSGGAAVWTALQEARRLGPGKRVLCIAPDAGERYLSMGIF